Sequence from the Thermotoga sp. SG1 genome:
TCGGGTATGGAAAAGATGTACTGGAGAAATTCATTCTACTGGTTTCAGAATCACACGATATCGGCAAAGGAACTGTGTATTTTCAAGACTATTTGAACGGTGAGAAAGTGAACAAATCTTTGAGAAATCACGCCCTTTTTTCTGCTGTTGCATTTTTCCACAGATCAAAGGAGTTGCCGGAGAAACTCAGACTTTTTGGTTTCGAGATCGTAAGAAAGCACCATGGTCGTTTCGACGATTTCTTGGAGAGTGATCCAAACAAGGACGTTCTTAAAAAACAGTTCGAATCCCTCCCATTCGATCTTTTGGAAGTGTACAATCTTGTCGACATGGATCTATCCGATACCATCGAGGAGCTCAGAAAAACAAAAAGCAAATTCGCACTTCTTGGCGAAAAAAGTCTATCCGATTATTTTTTGATACACCTTTTCATGTCCATTCTTGTCTCCTCTGACAGAGAGGATGTAGTCTTCAAAGATGAAACACTACCCCCGCTTCCTTCTTACGAAAAAGAAAAGATCCTTGCTTACAGAGAAAGACTGGGAAAGAAGAATCAGATCGATCGTTTGAGATGGGAGTTTCAGGAAGAGGTGCTGAGGTTTCAGCCAGAAAGAGGAAAGATCTACTCTATAACAGCACCGACCGGAATAGGGAAAACTTTGGGAAATCTCCTTTTTGCCAGTCATTTTGCTGATGATGACACGATTGTGATCTACGCTCTTCCTTTCATCAACATTATAGAGCAGACGGTGGAGAAAATCAGGGAAATGTTCGAGACAGACGATCCTTTCTTTGTTTTGCCTTTCCATCATCTTTCAAATCCGGAATACTCCAGCAAGTACGAAGAAGTTGAAGATCTTTTGATAAATCTTTGGCACTCCCGGGTTGTTGTTACTACCTTCGTTTCGCTCTTAGAATCTATCATTACTCTGAGAAAGATTCCCTTCTTCTACAAACTTCCGAAGGCAGTCCTCATACTCGATGAAGTTCAGGCGATTCCCCACGAATACTGGAGCGCTGTGGAAAAGACTATCAGGTTTCTCTCAAAGATGGGAACCACCGTGGTTCTTTCCACCGCCACAAAACCATCTCTTTTGAAAGACGCACAAGAAGTAGTGTTTGATAAAAAAATCTACTTCAGCCGGCTAAACAGAACCATACTCAAGATAGAAAGAGAAATGAGTTTTGAAGAATACAAACAATTCATAAAAGATACCTTGAAAGACGGCAAAAGAACACTTATCATTACAAACACTATAAAAGAGGCGGAAGAGATATACGACACCGTAGAGGGAATAGGGAAGGTGTGTTTTCTTTCTTCCCGAGTGATACCAAAACACAGAATGGAAATTGTATCCAAAATAAACGAATACGACATATGTGTAACAACTCAAGTTGTGGAAGCGGGGGTAGACATCTCCTTTGAAAGGGTGATAAGGGACATAGCACCCGTTGACAGTATTGTTCAGGCAGCGGGCAGATGTAACAGGCACTTTGAAACAAAGAAAGGAGAAGTGATCGTCGCTCCGGTCAAGGACAAGCGAAACGTTCTTTTCTCTTCTTACGTTTATGGAAGGTTCCTTACAGACACCGCAAAAAAGATATTGGAAAATTATGAAACCTTAGAAGAGAGTGAATTTTTCGAACTTGTAGAAAGATTTTTTGATCACGTAAACAGATTTGGAAATCCCGATGCAAAGAAGATCGGTGAAGCTTTGGAGATATTGAACTTCGCGAAAATAGGACAATTTAGTCTCATCACACCGGAGCCGACGGTTCCATTTGTTGTTTTGGTAGATGAAGAATCTGAAAGAGTTTTCGAAGAGTTTCAAAAGTTTTTCGACAAAAAAAGAACAAGAGAGAGTTTCTCGATTTTGAAGAAGCTTTTTAGGGAACTTTCCCCCTACATCGTGAGCGCGAGGGTAAAGAAAGATGCTGTGTATCCTGAGACGATAGCAGGCATGGTGGTTATTCCAAGAAACGTTCTTGACAACTGGTACCATCCGATCAAGGGGCTCAGGGTGGAAGGCTCAGGCGAGGTGATTGTGATTTGATCTCAGGCTCGGTTGTTCTGAGTTACATCAACTGCAAAAGAGAAGCCTGGCTCATGTCTCGAAACATCGTTCCTGATCAAAACAACATGTACATCGAAATAGGAAGGTTTCTTCATGAAGATTACAACTCAGGTCCCAATCTTCCAGGAATGAAAGTGGACATGCTTTTCGAGAGAGATGGAGTGAAGGTTGTAGGGGAAGTTAAGAAATCATCTGCTTCGATCAAGGGAGCTGAACTTCAGCTTTTGTACTATCTTTTCAGGCTGGAAGAGAGAGGAGTGAAAGCAAAAGGAGAGATCATAGTGCCAGCGGAAAACAGAAGGATCACCGTTGAATTGACAGAAGAGAAAAGAGAAAAAATAAAGAAGGTGATCGAAGAAATTTCTCTTCTGATAAAAGAAGATCTCCCACCACTTCCCGAAAGAAAAGGAATTTGTAGAAAGTGTGGGTATGAGCTGTTTTGTTTCTCGTGAGGTGGAAAGATGGAAAGTGTGTATCTTTTCACCAGCGGAAGTTTGCGAAGAAAGGCAAACACCATATGTATCGAAACAGAATCTGGAAAGAAGTACATTCCTGTTGAAAACGTGATGGACATAAAGGTGTTTGGGGAAGTTGATCTGAACAAAAGGTTCCTGGAGTTTCTCACCCAGAAAAGAATCCCTCTTCATTTTTTTAACAGAGAAGGGTACTATGTAGGCACCTTTTATCCCAGAGAATACTTGAATAGTGGTTTTTTGATCTTGAAGCAGGCAGAACACTGCATCGATAAAAAGAAGCGTCTGTTTCTTGCAAAAAGGATTGTTTCTGGATCGATCCAGAGCATGATCGGATTTTTAAAGAAAAGAAAGGTGACAGACGATTCTCTCAGAGAATACAAAGAAAAAACAGAAAAAGCAGAGGACATCTCTGAACTGATGGGAATAGAAGGAAATGCAAGAGAAGAATATTACTCAAAGCTGGACGAACTGGTATTTGACGAAGAGTTTCGCATAGGAAAAAGAACCAGAAGACCTCCAAAAAACTTTGCAAACACCTTGATCAGTTTTGGAAATTCCCTCCTTTACACCACCATTTTGAGCCTCATATATCAGACTCATCTTGATCCGAGAATTGGATATCTACATGAGACCAATTTCAGAAGGTTCACACTGAATCTGGATATTTCAGAGCTCTTCAAACCGGTCATCGTAGACAGATTGTTTTTGAACCTTGTTAATACAAAACAAATAAACGAAAAGCATTTCGATGAGGTTTCTGAAGGTTTGATGTTGAACGATCAAGGAAAGAGTCTTTTCATAAAAAACTACGAACAAGTTCTCAGAGAAACTGTCTTTCACAAAAAGTTGAACCGAAATGTCTCGTTGAGATCTCTCATAAAGATGGAACTTTACAAACTTGAAAAACATCTTTTGGGAGAAAAGTTGTACGAACCTCTTTTGTGAGTGATCATCATGTATATCATCATGGTTTATGACGTTAACGAAAAGCGTGTTGCAAAAATCCTAAAGACTGCAAGGAAATATCTGAAATGGGTCCAAAACTCCGTTCTTGAAGGCGAACTTTCTCCAGGGAAATACGAGAAGTTAAAATTAGAGATAGAAAGATTGATTGACAAAAAAGAAGATTCTGTGAGGTTTTATGTGATGGATTCTAGAAAAGTTTTCGAATTGGAGGCACTGGGTTTAGAGAAATCTGATAATGGGTTCATCCTCTGAGGGAGGTGACGGTTTTGGAACAAATCAAGTGCAGAATTGTGACGCCAATGTTTTCAAGGGGGGCAAGCTATTCCTTCGAATTGAGTTCACAGAGTATCAAAGGTGTTCTCAGATTCTGGTTCAGAGCGATCGCTCCAACGATAATAGATATTTACACATTTGAGGACACGGAAAATCTCAGTGACAAAGAACAAAAAAGATGGAACAATGAAAAATACAAAGGTTTGAAATATCTTGAGAGTTTGATCTTCGGATCTCAAGAAAGAAAGGCACCGTTCGGGTTGGAAGTTAGAACATATGGTGAACCGAAAACTCTGGGAACCTTTGTAGAAAAAAACAATAAGAAAGGATACAAGGTTCAAATATGCGAATCTCTAAAATCCCTCAGATATTTTTTGTATGGACTGTACGATGAAAATAACAAGGCGGTCTATGAATATCTTCCTCCTGAAGCCAGGTTCAGTATATTCCTTCACACAAGAGATGAAAATATCAAACAAATTATCTTGAATCTGTTGTGGCTTGTTTCCACGTTTTCTGGCTTTGGAGCGAAAACCAGAAAAGGATTCGGAGAATTTGAAATAATAGACCCTTCTCTTGATAGAAACGATTATATTGGAGCTATAGAAAATTGTAAAGAAGCAATAAGAGAATTTGTAAAGAAACACAATTCCAAAAGCAACATTAGACTCAGGTTGCAACCAACCAAATTCGAAGAAATGCCAGAATTTCCAAATTTCGCTGATTGTATGATATTAAAATCTCCCGCAAAAAAGGTAAAAAATGTCATTGAAGCTTTAAAGGAAGCTGCTAACGTTTATATCGAACTGAAAAAACAACTCAGATATTCCGACGGAGATTGTGTTAGACACATCAAAAATCACTTGGTGAATTCGCGAAAAGCAAAAATACACGTGCCCACTGCTATATTGGGCCTTCCTCTTCAATATCAAGGGAAAGGGTTTCAAGGTAGAAAAGTAGTTGTCTTTTCATCCCTGAAAGAACTCAAAATCGATAAGGGAAGAATCGATAAGGGAAGAAAAGCATCTCCACTCTTTATTTCTGCTCACCGAAAAGATGAAAAGAATTGGGAGTTGATCTTCCTTCTCATGAGAAGCAATGTAACATCTGAAAAAGACGGCAGTTTGATAGCGGAAGTGATTAAAGATAAAGAATCACAGGATTTCGAAGTCAAGGTTTTTGTGAAAGAAAAGGAGGATTATGAAAAAGTCACCAGTATCTTAAAAACACAAGGCTTTGAGGAGCTTCAGGGGGGATATTCGTGAATAACAGAGAAGAATTCTGGAAATCCAAGATATCCGCTCTTTTCCATGATCCTATAACGAAGGCCTTTGATGTTATAAAACATGAAGAAGTATCAAAAAAGATCCTGCAAACCCTTGAGGTCGAACCCGAAAGAGGAAGAGAAGACCCATTGGCAAGTGCCATGGACAGATTCCCGATTCCATATGAAAGAATTGGAAAGCAGATTTACGTCTCATTCGCTGAAACTGTTTTTGTCCATCCTTTCACCGGAGAAGAACTAAATGAAGTGAAAGATTTCTTTCAAAGCCAGAACATCGAAGAAATGAAAAGGCTCCTGGATGGCAGATTGAAAGAATTGAAAGAGAAAAACCATTCTTATGAAAAACTCTTCCATGCTCTCTGGTGGAATCTGCCCTACCTTGTGAACGGAAGCCAGTTTCTTCCAGCGGATACCAGAATAGCCAACCACTCGATAATAGACCACTTGGACGTCACATCTGCCCTGAAGGGCTGTTTAGAAGGCAATGAAATAAAAGCTTCTCTAATAGCGGTTGCAATAGGCCCTGTTCAGGAGATCATTTCCCAGGCCAGAAAGGCAAGGGATTTGTGGGCAGGAAGCTATCTTCTCTCGTATCTCATCTACGCCGCCATAGAAACTGTTGGGAAAAAATACGGTTTCGATTCCATCATATCTCCTTATTTAAGAGGGAACTACTTTGTTGAAAAAACTCTCAATGATATGGGGGTCTATCTTGGAAACTACTGTCCTGTACCTTCGAACGAAAGCGTCGCATCTCTTCCGAACCTTTTCGTCGCAATAGTTCCAGAATCGGAAGTAAAATGCATTCTCGAAGACTGCGAAAAATCAATTAAAGACAGGTGGAAAGAACTCACTGATAAAACAAAGGAAAAACTGAAGAAATATAAATATACATTCAACGAGGAATCCTTCAACTGCCAAGTAGGTCTTTTCCCCGATATACAAACAGCAAGTGTGTCTTTTTCCAATCCCGACGAAGTTGAAAGGACCATAAAAAAACTTTTCGTGGGAAAGGATATAGAAAAGTTCAGAGAGGCTTTGAAAATAGTGAAAGACCACGGTGGATACAAGGAGAATTCGGGTGCGTTCTACAGATATTTTCATCAACTTCTTTCTGCAAAACTTGCCGCAAAAAAGGCAGCCAGATCTTTTCCGAAGTACGAAGAAAATATTTACCCGGGTTTTCCGGATCTTATGGATGCAGACGATTTCGGGGCAGGAGTCAGAGCATGTGTTTTGTGGGAGGATATAGAAAAGGTTGACAAACTTGGAACACTGAATGCCGTGAAAAGACTCCTTCCAGAGATTATTGGAATCAAACTAAAATTTGATTCAACGACAGATATTGCAAAGAACAACGAAGCAAATCAGAATATCAAAGATCCTGGGAAGTTCAAGAACGGGTACATTGGAGTTCTTCTGATGGATGGAGATCAGATGGGAAAGTGGATGTTTGGAGAAAAAGCCCCTCCTCTGGAAAAAGTGGTTCATCCAAAAGTCAAAGATGCTTTCGAAAGAAATGAAGAATTGAGCAAGGTGTGGGAAATTTTAAGAAAGATAAGAACAATCCAGCCCGCGTACCACAGAGGTGTTTCAAGAACCCTTGGAATCTTTTCTCAATTTGTTAGTAGTATAGTAGAGAAACACAAGGGTATGCTCATTTACAGTGGTGGGGACGATGTTCTGGCACTTCTTCCTGCAGACAGTGTTTTGGAATGTGCCAACAAGTTGAGAAAGTTCTTTTCTGGAAAGGGAGTAGAGATAGAGGGGAAAGAGTTTGTAGCAAAAGATGGAATTCTCTATCTAAATGGCGAACCATTTGCCCCATTGATGGGTGAAAATACCACAATGAGTGCAGGTATTGCCGTTGTCCATCACAAATTTCCACTTCAGGTGGCCCTGAAAATGGCAAGAGCAGCGGAAAGACAGGCAAAGAACAGATATGGTCGGAATGCCTTCTGCATCTCTCATGTGAAAAGATCTGGTCAGATGATCTTCATTGGATCGAAGTGGGAAATAGGCGATATGGATGTGGTTGACAGATCCTTGAAGATCCTGGAAGATATGGAGAACAAAAAAGTCTCCCACCGAAGCCTGTACAAACTTCTTTCTCCAGATTATGTTCTCTTCGAAGAATACTTTGAAAAGTTCATAGAATATGTTTTGAAAAGATCTATCCATACAGAAAAAGATGAGAAGAAGATAATAGAAGAACTCAAAGACCACCTGAAAAAGATGGTCGACTTCTACATGAAGGATTTACACTTTACCTTCGCAGAGGCCGTTTCGAACACTCTCGAATTTTTGATAACTTTTCGTACCATGAAGAGAGGTGAAGTTTCGTGAAACTGTGGGGAATATTTTTTGAACCCGAAGATTGGGTTGGTTTTCGCGAAGTGAGAAGTTTCTCCTTCTCGGACAGAGTGGAGAGTGTTTTTCCAACATCGTTTCCCTTTTATGGAGCCGTCAGGACTGCTTTGATGAGAAGAGGCAAAGATTTTGACCCCGGAGATTCAGAAAGGGCAGGAACGATCAGGATGTTCGGACCTTTCATCTTTGAGAACACCTCCGACGGAAAGAAAATCTGCTTTCCCATTCCAAAGAATGTGTACAAAGTTGGTGATGAGTACAAAACCATGCCGGTTCTGGAAACGGAAGAAGGATTTCTTCCCTGGAAACCAGAATTAGACGCAGACAGCAAAATCGAGGAAGATTTCATTGAACTGAGAGAACTCGAAAGGATGAGAAAAGGAGAAAGTTTCAAGGCCGTTTCCCTTAAACATGCTGAGTTTGTTGCCAGAGAAACCCGTGTGGGAATTGCCCTTGAAACTGATAAGAAAAGAGCCAGAGAGAGAATGATATACTCGATATCCTACTACAGGTTCAGAAACGGCGGCTTCGTTATGCTAACAGACGATGAAAGAACAGCAGAATTGATATCCGAAATTGAAGGGGTATTCCTTGGATTCAGAAGTAGATGGGTAAACGTGGAGATCGAGGAGATAAAAACGGATGTGTTTGATCCTCTTGAAAAGGAAAATGTCGCGGTTTACCTCGTGACCCCTGCCGTGTTCAGTGGTGGAGGTGTTCCTTCTTCGAGGACTTTGGTAGGAAGAAAGATTCTGACAACGGTTGGTGTACGAAAACTTCCAGTGTCAGGATGGGATCTTCAGAAGAAAATGCCCAAGAAGATTTATCATGCAGTATCTCCTGGTGCGGTTTACTATCTTGGTGATAAAGCCAATGAAAATGAGCATGAGGAAAGTGAACTTAGGGACTTTGGATTCGGAAGGTACGTGTTCATGGAATGGAAAAAACTTAGGGAGGGATAGGAAGATGGAAGAAAAGCAGGTTTTTCTCCTCTACGCAGAAACCCAGGTTCACGCGGGAACTGGTTTTGAAACGGGTGTTGTTGATCTTCCGATTCAAAGGGAAAGAACCACGAAGTTTCCCGTTATACAGGGAATAAAAGGAGCGTTGAGGGCGTATTTCAGAGTGAATAGCAAAGACAAGGGTAAAGAAATAGAGATATTCGGAAGCGATCCTGAAAGTGGAGAAGAAACTAAACCTGGAAATCTGAACTTCTCCGAAGCAAAGATACTTCTGTTTCCTGTTAGAAACCCGGACAAACTTTTCGTTTGGGTCACTTGTCCCCTTGTCTTGGTAAGATTTGCAAAAGCGGTCGATGAAGAAGAGGTTATCAAAGAAATAGAAGAAAGGGCAAAGATAGATTACGACAAGTGTCTTCCTCTCTTCGATGCGAGAAAAGTCTATCTTGAGGAGATAAAACTGGAGGCAGTTGATATAGATCTTCCAAAAACAAGAAGGTTGATAGCCAAAATTTCTAGATGTGCACCGATAGATTATTTGAAAAACAAGATAAAAAGTGATGTGGTCATAGTGAACGATACTCTCTTTTCTGAGATAGTTCAAAGCATGACAGAAGTAGTGCCGAGAATAAGGATTAACAGGGAGACAAAAACAGTCGAAGAAGGTGGGTTGTGGTATGAAGAATATCTGCCGCAAGATACGGTGATGTACTTTGTGGTGAGAAAAAGTTATTACAACAACATGAAAGATTCTTTGATGGAGACTTTTAAAAGTACAGTACACGGTAATCTCGTTAATATCGGAGGAAAAGAAACCGTTGGAAAAGGTATGGTGTGGATCTACGCGTGGGGGGATGAAGATGGAGATTCTCAGTCTTAAACTTGGGAAAAAAGCTATGGAGCTAGTCAGGGAAATATCTGAAAACGACAAAGTATCTGAGAAAGAAAAAGATGACTATCTCAAAACAGTGAAAAAACTGGGAAGTTTAATCGTGCAAAATGGTATCCTTGGAGCAATGATCTTCCTCGAAGAAAAGAAAAAGAATACGGTATTAAATCATCTTAAGAAATTGATCGAAGAGATGACGGGCATAGGAAATTTATCTGAAGATATGATGAACAATATCGATATCGAAAAATACTTGAAGATTCAGATAGCGGCACTCGAGGCTTCAAAATGGCTCAAAAGGTGTGCAGAGATCCTCATAGGTGGTGAGAAAAATGAATCTTCCAGAGAGTAAAAATTTGAGTTTGTATTGGGACAAGTACAGTTTCTTTTCTTTGAAAAAAAGCGATAATAACAAAGAGGGAATTCTTAAAAAAATGATTGATCTTCTTCAAAATCTCAAGGAAAAAAAGTACATCTTAGATATTTTGCAAACACGTCGGAAACTCATTCATGAAAAAAGAAAACCAATAATCAATCTAAAAATGAAGGTGAGAAGCAAACTCCTTGTGGGGGCTGGATCTCCTTCTCCTGTCGAGGTCGGTATCACACTCTCCAGAAACTACGGTGTTCCTGTTATCCCAGGAAGTGCCATAAAAGGAACTTTCGCCAGTTTTCTTTACGAAAATGGGGAATTTGACAAATTCTCTCATATCTTTGGGGATGAAGAAAAGGAGGGAGCATTGATCTTTCTCGATGCGATACCTGTATCAGATTTGAGACTCTCAGTTGACATCATCAATCCACACTTTCAACCTTATTACATGCAAGAAAAGTCTCCACCGAACGATTGGTATGATCCAGTTCCTGTGAAATACATCGTTGTGGGAGAAGGAATATTTCAGTTTACAGTTCTGGAAGATCTCGAAAGGTCGATCAAAGATTCAGAAAAGAAAGAGATAAAAGAAAGATTCATAGAGATGCTCAAAGTCTATGGACTTGGTGCAAAGACAAATTACGGATACGGTCGGTTCAATGATGTTCTATCATGAAATTGTGATACAATATCAAATGATAAGGATCCCGAACTTCTCTGTGTTTTGAAAAGAGCGCGCCACGAGCCTAAAAGGCTCTGGCCGCTCTTTTTTGAGGTGGGGGGAAACATGAAAAATGGCCATCACGAACTTTTGAAAAGAACACTGGGTTCCATTCAAAGTGTACAGGGGTTTGTTCTTTTGGAAAACGAAAGGGAAGAACTCTCTGTGAAATTATCAGTGGGGAAGGTTCCTCTTTTCTTCAAAGAAGGTTTTTCTTTCACGATAGACGAGGTGTTAGAACTTTTCAAGTTTCAGAGGGATGCCGCTGTGGTCTCCCTCATAAAAGACAGTGAGTGTCGAAAAATGTTGCTACTTTACTTGAAGAAACCGTTGGAGAAAGAAACTATCTTGTTGATCCAGTCATTGCTTTCTGCATCAGAATGTGAGGATTTCTATCTCAATGTAAGAGAACTGGAGCACATGGCCTATCACGATCCTCTAACAGGGCTTCCAAACAGGCGTTATTTTTTCGAATTTGGGGGCAAATATCTCGACATTGCAAAACGTGAGGGCAAGAAGGTTTTTATACTCTTTTTGGACCTTTCTGGTTTTAAGAAGATAAACGATACTTACGGTCATCCTTTCGGCGATGAGGTTTTGAAAACCATATCGAAGAGGATTATTGACCGGATAAGAAAAAGCGACGTCATATCCCGTTTTGGAGGAGATGAATTCGCTTTATTGTTATACGATATGAAGGAAGATTACCTGGATTCTTTCCTGGAGAGACTTTTTTCTGCTTTCAAGATGCCCGTTAGAATAGGGAGCACTGAAACCCACATATCTGCCAACGTGGGTGTTGCAAAATTTCCAGAGGATGGAACGAATTTGGAAGAACTCTTGAAAGTGGCCGACTCGAGGATGTACAAGGCAAAAAAGATGAAAACCCACTATGTTTTTGTTTGAGAATTTTTCCGCTTATTTTTCTATTGAAATCCTACTTCCTACCTTAAATCCGTGCCTTTCGAAAAAGCCCTTCTTCACTTCCAGAGCGTATTTGAATGGTTTTGGAGCATAGTAAACCTTGCATGGTTCTTTTTCACATGGCTCCATTTCCTGAATGGAAAATATGATGCCATTTCTGTCTATAAAGGCGATTTCGAGGGGAACGTAGGTGTTTTTCATCCAGAAGCCGCTTCTTGTATCTTCTTCGAAAACAAAGAGCATCCCGAAATCGTCCGGGATGCTCTCTCTGTACATCAGGCCAATTGAACGCAGAAGAGGTGTGTTTGCTATTTCAACACGGAGTTTCAGAGATTTCTTTCCATCGGTGATCACAATCTCTCCTTCTGGAAATTTCACCTTCTTTTCCTGACCGGATGCAACTATGATCGCTACAATTCCAGCTACGATCAGAGCAAGAAAAATCAGCCTTTTAATGTTCAGGAGTTTCAAATTCTGGGTCACCTCAGTTCCAGAATGGTCTTCACTATGTAGCTGTTGAGAAGACTTTCGAGGTACTCCTGCTTTCCAGATGGAAGTTCTATCGTCTCTTTGTCTATTATATACTCTTCGAGTTTTTCAAAGTCCACTTTCCCTTCAACAATTTCCTTTCCGATGCCCTCCCTGAAACTTCTGTACTTTTCTTCGATGAATCTATCCAGAACACCATCCTTCACGAGTTTGTATGCCACCTTGAAGCCGAGAGCAAAGGTGTCCATTCCCGCTATGTGCCCTATGAAGAGGTCCTCCACTTTGTAAGAAGCCCTCCTCACCTTCGCATCGAAGTTGAGCCCGCCTTTTGTGAAGCCTCCCGCTTTTATCACTTCGTACATGGCAAGAGTTGTATCGTAGACGTTTGTTGGGAACTGGTCGGTATCCCATCCAAGAAGAAGATCTCCCTGGTTTGCATCGATACTTCCGAGTTTTCCAAGAATTCTTGCCATTCTCAGCTCATGCTGGAAGGTATGGCCAGCGAGCGTGGCGTGATTCGCCTCGATGTTGAATTTGAAGTACTCATCGAGACCATGACTCTTCAAAAAGGCATAGGCGGTTGCAACGTCGAAGTCGTACTGGTGTTTGGTGGGTTCTTTTGGTTTTGGTTCAATGAGGAACTGTCCGGTAAAACCGATCTTTTTTGCGTAATCCACGGCCATTCTGAGGAAGCGGGCGAGGTTTTCGAGTTCAAGTTCAAGGTTCGTGTTGAGGAGTGTTTCATATCCTTCTCTCCCGCCCCAGAAGACATATCCTTCTCCTCCGAGTTCTTTGGTGATTTCGAGGGCCTTTTTCACCTGGGCAGCTGCGTACGCAAAAACATCTGCACTGCAGGTTGTCGCTGCACCGTGCATGTATCTTGGATGTGAAAAGAGATTTGCGGTACCCCAGAGGAGTTTCACGTTGCTGTCTTTCATCCTCTCTTTGATTCTCTCCACCACTCTGTCCAGAATTTTGTTTGTCTCTCTCAGTGTTTTTCCCTCGGGAGCGATGTCTCTGTCGTGGAAGCAGAAGTACTCGATGTTGAGTTTTTCGCAGAATTCAAAGAGAGCATCCACCCTTGCAAAGGCCTTGTCTATAGGGTCGGTGTACTTGTTCCAGGGACGATCGGCCGTTGGATCTCCGAACGGATCTCTTCCTTCGTTCACGAAGGTATGCCAGAAGGCAACGGAGAATTTCAGATGGTCCTTGAGAGGTTTACCGTCGATCACCTCGTTTGGATCGTAGAATTTGAATGCAAACGGGTTTGTGCTTTCTTTACCTTCAAACTGCACTTTTGGGATTTCTGGAAAGAACTCTGCCATGTGAACACCTCCCTAAATTTTTTCTATCAATCAATTATATAAAATTCCACGGGGTTATTTCAAATAT
This genomic interval carries:
- the cmr5 gene encoding type III-B CRISPR module-associated protein Cmr5, whose protein sequence is MEILSLKLGKKAMELVREISENDKVSEKEKDDYLKTVKKLGSLIVQNGILGAMIFLEEKKKNTVLNHLKKLIEEMTGIGNLSEDMMNNIDIEKYLKIQIAALEASKWLKRCAEILIGGEKNESSRE
- the cmr6 gene encoding type III-B CRISPR module RAMP protein Cmr6, encoding MIDLLQNLKEKKYILDILQTRRKLIHEKRKPIINLKMKVRSKLLVGAGSPSPVEVGITLSRNYGVPVIPGSAIKGTFASFLYENGEFDKFSHIFGDEEKEGALIFLDAIPVSDLRLSVDIINPHFQPYYMQEKSPPNDWYDPVPVKYIVVGEGIFQFTVLEDLERSIKDSEKKEIKERFIEMLKVYGLGAKTNYGYGRFNDVLS
- a CDS encoding DUF192 domain-containing protein gives rise to the protein MNIKRLIFLALIVAGIVAIIVASGQEKKVKFPEGEIVITDGKKSLKLRVEIANTPLLRSIGLMYRESIPDDFGMLFVFEEDTRSGFWMKNTYVPLEIAFIDRNGIIFSIQEMEPCEKEPCKVYYAPKPFKYALEVKKGFFERHGFKVGSRISIEK
- the cmr4 gene encoding type III-B CRISPR module RAMP protein Cmr4 — translated: MEEKQVFLLYAETQVHAGTGFETGVVDLPIQRERTTKFPVIQGIKGALRAYFRVNSKDKGKEIEIFGSDPESGEETKPGNLNFSEAKILLFPVRNPDKLFVWVTCPLVLVRFAKAVDEEEVIKEIEERAKIDYDKCLPLFDARKVYLEEIKLEAVDIDLPKTRRLIAKISRCAPIDYLKNKIKSDVVIVNDTLFSEIVQSMTEVVPRIRINRETKTVEEGGLWYEEYLPQDTVMYFVVRKSYYNNMKDSLMETFKSTVHGNLVNIGGKETVGKGMVWIYAWGDEDGDSQS
- a CDS encoding GGDEF domain-containing protein, which produces MKNGHHELLKRTLGSIQSVQGFVLLENEREELSVKLSVGKVPLFFKEGFSFTIDEVLELFKFQRDAAVVSLIKDSECRKMLLLYLKKPLEKETILLIQSLLSASECEDFYLNVRELEHMAYHDPLTGLPNRRYFFEFGGKYLDIAKREGKKVFILFLDLSGFKKINDTYGHPFGDEVLKTISKRIIDRIRKSDVISRFGGDEFALLLYDMKEDYLDSFLERLFSAFKMPVRIGSTETHISANVGVAKFPEDGTNLEELLKVADSRMYKAKKMKTHYVFV
- the xylA gene encoding xylose isomerase, whose translation is MAEFFPEIPKVQFEGKESTNPFAFKFYDPNEVIDGKPLKDHLKFSVAFWHTFVNEGRDPFGDPTADRPWNKYTDPIDKAFARVDALFEFCEKLNIEYFCFHDRDIAPEGKTLRETNKILDRVVERIKERMKDSNVKLLWGTANLFSHPRYMHGAATTCSADVFAYAAAQVKKALEITKELGGEGYVFWGGREGYETLLNTNLELELENLARFLRMAVDYAKKIGFTGQFLIEPKPKEPTKHQYDFDVATAYAFLKSHGLDEYFKFNIEANHATLAGHTFQHELRMARILGKLGSIDANQGDLLLGWDTDQFPTNVYDTTLAMYEVIKAGGFTKGGLNFDAKVRRASYKVEDLFIGHIAGMDTFALGFKVAYKLVKDGVLDRFIEEKYRSFREGIGKEIVEGKVDFEKLEEYIIDKETIELPSGKQEYLESLLNSYIVKTILELR
- the cmr3 gene encoding type III-B CRISPR module-associated protein Cmr3, which encodes MKLWGIFFEPEDWVGFREVRSFSFSDRVESVFPTSFPFYGAVRTALMRRGKDFDPGDSERAGTIRMFGPFIFENTSDGKKICFPIPKNVYKVGDEYKTMPVLETEEGFLPWKPELDADSKIEEDFIELRELERMRKGESFKAVSLKHAEFVARETRVGIALETDKKRARERMIYSISYYRFRNGGFVMLTDDERTAELISEIEGVFLGFRSRWVNVEIEEIKTDVFDPLEKENVAVYLVTPAVFSGGGVPSSRTLVGRKILTTVGVRKLPVSGWDLQKKMPKKIYHAVSPGAVYYLGDKANENEHEESELRDFGFGRYVFMEWKKLREG